One Prunus dulcis chromosome 7, ALMONDv2, whole genome shotgun sequence DNA segment encodes these proteins:
- the LOC117633956 gene encoding receptor-like protein kinase 5, giving the protein MTKPTLTSSLHTHLCFLLFLPLLLISHANSQSLQDQEQAVLLKLKSYLQSPPFLSHWIPSTSNTSHCSWQPEITCTNNSVTGLSLVNTNITLPVPPFICDLKNLTHIDLSYNYFAGEFPKAFYNCSKLQYLNLSQNSFDGKIPDNIDSLPRLQYLDLGANYFSGDIPAAIGRLQELRNLQLYMNHFNGSVPPEIGNLSNLKHLSLSFNTKLVPWNLPSNFTKLKNLKNLYIRGSNLIGELPGTLGEMAALEELDLAYNSLNGTIPSVLFLLKNLSIIYLYNNSLSGDVPQVVEALNLTVIDISANHLTGRIPQDYGNLTKLTWLALFLNGFSGAVPASIGRLPNLKQFRVFINNLSGTLPPDLGRYSELEGFEVSGNRLTGKLPDHLCYRGKLSTLVAYENNLTGELPSSLGNCTSLTEVKVYDNGLSGNIPSGMWTAPNLGQVMMSNNSFTGELPEKISRSLTRLEIRDNRFSGNIPTGMSSWNLKVFDAGNNLFNGTIPQELTALPSLITLSLDQNQLTGFLPSEIISWKSLNILNFSRNKLSGPIPAGLGLLPVLTALDLSENQLSGQIPAQLGHLKLSNFNLSSNHLSGKIPIEFENPAYDGSFLDNQGLCATSPSAKLSICNSQPRKSSKIWSTYLALILTFGILLSLLALSLSFFMVRGYWKRNRSGSGWKLTAFQRLNFSVSKILSGLTEGNLIGRGGSGKVYCVPVNRTGDVVAVKKIWKDKKLEEKLEKEFLAEVKILSSIRHANIVKLMCCISKDNSKLLVYEYSENRSLDRWLHKRNRPSNLSRSVHHVVLDWPQRLHIAVGAAQGLRYMHHDCVPPVVHRDVKSSNILLDSDFNAKIADFGLAKMLVKQGELATMSAVAGSFGYIAPECAHRIRVNEKIDVYSFGVVLLELTTGKEANDGDEHTALAEWAWRHVQEDNPLADALDKDIKEPSYLDEMCSVFRLGIYCTEKLPSARPSMKDVTQILLRCGHPGVHREKTDYVGAPLLKNSKHDQILEDGDGSLATNV; this is encoded by the exons ATGACTAAACCAACCCTAACATCTTCTCTCCACACCCATCTctgcttccttctcttcctcccccTCCTCCTCATCAGCCATGCCAACTCTCAGTCATTGCAAGACCAAGAACAAGCTGTTCTGCTAAAACTAAAGTCATACTTGCAATCTCCACCGTTCCTCAGTCATTGGATTCCATCAACATCAAACACTTCCCACTGTTCCTGGCAGCCTGAGATCACCTGCACAAACAACTCCGTCACCGGATTGTCTCTGGTCAACACGAACATCACCCTACCAGTTCCACCTTTCATTTGTGATCTCAAGAACCTCACACACATTGATCTCAGCTACAACTACTTTGCTGGAGAGTTCCCAAAAGCTTTCTACAACTGTTCAAAGCTACAGTACTTGAACCTCTCTCAAAACTCCTTTGATGGCAAGATTCCTGACAATATCGACAGCTTGCCTAGGCTTCAATACCTTGACCTTGGCGCTAACTACTTTTCTGGTGACATACCGGCGGCTATTGGGCGGTTACAAGAGCTCAGGAACCTGCAGCTGTATATGAACCACTTTAATGGTTCCGTGCCACCAGAAATAGGTAACTTGTCCAATCTTAAACACCTAAGTCTCTCTTTCAATACAAAACTTGTGCCATGGAATCTGCCTTCCAATTTCACCAAGTTGAAAAACTTGAAGAATTTGTATATACGCGGATCGAATTTGATTGGAGAACTCCCCGGAACACTTGGAGAAATGGCAGCACTGGAAGAATTGGATTTGGCATACAACAGTTTAAATGGGACAATCCCAAGTGTTTTGTTTCTGTTGAAGAATTTGAGTATAATCTATCTCTACAACAACAGCCTGTCTGGGGATGTACCTCAAGTGGTTGAAGCATTGAACTTGACTGTCATTGATATTTCTGCAAACCATTTAACAGGCCGAATACCACAAGATTATGGAAACCTTACCAAATTAACATGGTtagctttgtttttaaatggTTTTTCTGGTGCGGTTCCAGCAAGCATTGGCCGTCTACCAAATCTCAAACAGTTCAGAGTGTTCATCAATAATTTGTCTGGAACATTGCCTCCAGACTTGGGAAGGTATTCAGAGCTTGAAGGGTTCGAGGTTTCGGGGAATAGGCTCACTGGCAAACTGCCAGACCATTTGTGCTATCGGGGTAAGCTGTCAACACTTGTAGCTTATGAGAACAATCTCACTGGGGAGTTACCAAGCTCTCTTGGAAATTGCACTAGTTTAACAGAAGTGAAGGTTTATGATAATGGATTGTCTGGGAACATTCCTAGTGGCATGTGGACAGCACCAAACTTGGGTCAGGTAATGATGAGCAACAACTCTTTTACCGGTGAGCTTCCTGAGAAAATATCTCGGAGTCTTACACGGCTGGAAATAAGAGATAACAGATTTTCAGGTAACATTCCAACCGGGATGTCATCCTGGAACTTGAAGGTTTTTGACGCCGGTAATAACCTTTTTAACGGTACTATCCCTCAGGAACTTACTGCTCTTCCTAGCTTAATCACTCTTTCTCTTGATCAGAATCAGCTTACTGGCTTCCTTCCATCAGAGATTATATCATGGAAATCACTCAACATTCTTAATTTCAGTCGAAATAAACTCTCTGGACCAATTCCAGCGGGACTTGGTCTTCTACCAGTCCTTACTGCACTGGACCTTTCGGAAAACCAACTTTCTGGCCAAATTCCAGCTCAACTTGGGCATCTGAAGCTCAGCAACTTCAATCTCTCTTCCAATCACCTATCTGGGAAGATCccaattgaatttgaaaatccTGCTTATGACGGAAGCTTCTTGGACAATCAAGGTCTCTGTGCAACTAGCCCCTCAGCAAAACTCAGCATATGTAATTCTCAACCTCGAAAGTCCAGCAAAATTTGGTCTACATATCTTGCATTGATCTTAACTTTCGGCATACTTTTGTCCTTGTTGGCTTTGTCCTTATCATTCTTCATGGTCAGAGGTTATTGGAAGAGAAACAGATCGGGTTCTGGTTGGAAGCTCACCGCATTTCAGAGGTTGAATTTCAGTGTGTCAAAAATTCTCTCAGGATTGACGGAAGGTAATTTGATTGGACGTGGAGGATCAGGAAAAGTTTATTGTGTTCCTGTCAATCGTACAGGCGATGTTGTTGCCGTGAAAAAGATTTGGAAAGATAAGAAGTTAGAAGAGAAGCTTGAAAAAGAATTTCTTGCAGAAGTCAAGATATTGAGTTCCATTCGACATGCCAACATAGTTAAGCTGATGTGCTGTATATCCAAGGACAATTCAAAACTACTTGTCTATGAGTACTCGGAGAATCGAAGTCTGGATCGATGGCTGCACAAGAGAAACAGGCCATCCAATCTCTCTAGGTCAGTCCACCATGTTGTGCTGGACTGGCCTCAGAGGTTGCATATTGCAGTGGGGGCTGCTCAGGGCCTCCGCTATATGCATCATGACTGTGTGCCACCCGTTGTGCATCGAGATGTGAAATCGAGTAACATCTTGTTAGACTCTGATTTTAATGCAAAAATAGCAGATTTTGGGCTAGCCAAGATGTTGGTCAAGCAAGGAGAACTTGCTACAATGTCGGCTGTTGCTGGCTCCTTTGGCTACATTGCTCCAG AATGTGCTCATAGAATACGAGTGAATGAGAAGATTGATGTATATAGTTTTGGGGTCGTCCTTCTGGAGTTGACCACCGGAAAGGAAGCTAATGATGGTGACGAACACACTGCTCTTGCCGAATGGGCATGGCGCCATGTTCAAGAAGACAACCCTCTTGCCGATGCTTTGGACAAGGACATCAAAGAACCTTCGTACTTGGATGAAATGTGCTCCGTTTTCAGACTTGGCATCTATTGCACCGAGAAACTTCCTTCTGCTAGGCCTTCCATGAAGGACGTTACGCAAATCTTGCTCCGATGCGGCCATCCAGGAGTTCACAGAGAAAAGACTGATTATGTTGGTGCTCCTCTGCTCAAGAATTCGAAGCACGACCAGATACTGGAAGACGGTGATGGTAGTTTGGCAACAAATGTTTGA
- the LOC117635187 gene encoding ubiquitin recognition factor in ER-associated degradation protein 1-like translates to MDFEQFYRCYSVSSIGKPHAENGDKIIMPPSALHRLVWGPQVAYPMLFQLNNPNSESGRVTHCGVLEFVADEGFVFLPSWMMHNLLLQEGNLVHVKSQSLGKGTYVKLQPHAKDFLDISNPKAALETALRSYSCLTIGDTIMLPYNSKKYYINIIETKPSSAICIVDTDCEVDFAPPLDYVEPEKKPAPSTLPTKRPQEVEEDEQETPEKIAKFSPFTGSARRLDGEPVLTQSVPPAVPSPPELKQRQLESENGTNKKGSKSSASASLQHSGKLVFGSNVNRPANAIPKVAPNNRSRQEPPHKAEEPKLQAFTGKKYTLKG, encoded by the coding sequence ATGGACTTCGAGCAGTTTTATCGTTGTTACTCTGTCTCCTCAATTGGCAAGCCACATGCGGAAAACGGTGATAAAATTATAATGCCGCCGTCGGCTCTCCATCGCCTTGTTTGGGGTCCACAGGTGGCCTACCCTATGCTCTTTCAGCTCAACAATCCCAATTCTGAATCTGGACGAGTTACTCATTGCGGGGTCTTGGAATTTGTTGCCGATGAGGGCTTTGTATTTTTACCATCTTGGATGATGCACAACCTGCTTTTACAAGAGGGTAACCTTGTTCATGTCAAAAGCCAAAGCCTTGGGAAGGGAACATATGTCAAACTGCAACCTCACGCCAAGGACTTTCTTGATATCTCAAACCCTAAAGCCGCTCTGGAGACGGCGTTGAGGAGCTACTCTTGTTTAACCATTGGTGACACTATCATGCTTCCTTATAACAGTAAGAAGTATTACATCAACATAATTGAAACAAAGCCCTCCTCTGCAATCTGTATAGTTGATACCGACTGCGAGGTTGATTTTGCCCCTCCTCTTGATTATGTGGAGCCTGAAAAGAAGCCAGCACCATCCACTCTGCCAACAAAGAGACCACAagaagttgaagaagatgaacaagaGACACCTGAAAAGATAGCAAAGTTCAGTCCCTTTACTGGTTCAGCCAGACGATTGGATGGAGAACCGGTCTTGACACAATCCGTTCCACCTGCAGTTCCCTCTCCTCCGGAACTCAAGCAGCGCCAACTGGAGAGTGAAAATGGAACCAACAAAAAGGGTTCTAAGTCATCAGCTTCTGCTTCACTTCAACATTCTGGAAAGCTTGTGTTTGGTTCAAATGTGAACCGGCCTGCGAATGCAATCCCAAAAGTTGCCCCAAACAACCGCAGCAGGCAAGAGCCCCCTCACAAGGCAGAAGAGCCAAAGTTGCAAGCATTCACAGGGAAGAAGTATACCCTGAAAGGGTGA
- the LOC117633573 gene encoding receptor-like protein 52: protein MTIPTLTSSLHIHLCFLLFLPLLLISHVNSQSLQDQEQAVLLKLKSYLQSPPFLSHWIPSTSNTSHCSWQPEITCTNNSVTGLSLVHTNITLPVPPFICDLKNLTLIDLSYNYFAGEFPKAFYNCSKLQYLNLSQNSFDGKIPDNIDSLPRLQYLDLGANYFSGDIPAAIGRLQELRNLQLYMNHFNGSVPPEIGNLSNLKHLSLSFNTKLVPWNLPSNFTKLKNLKNLYIRGSNLIGELPGTLGEMAALEELDLAYNSLNGTIPSVLFLLKNLSIIYLYNNSLSGDVPQVVEALNLTVIDISANHLTGRIPQDYGNLTKLTWLALFLNGFSGAVPASIGRLPNLKQFRVYINNLSGTLPPDFGRYSELEGFEVSGNRLTGKLPDHLCYRGKLSTLVAYENNLTGELPSSLGNCTSLTEVKVYDNGLSGNIPSGMWTAPNLGQVMMSNNSFTGELPEKISRSLTRLEIRDNRFSGNIPTGMSSWNLKVFDAGNNLFNGTIPQELTALPSLITLSLDQNQLTGFLPSEIISWKSLNALNLSRNQLSGPIPAGLGLLPVITELDLSENQFSGQIPAQLGNLKLSNFNLSSNHLSGKIPIEFENPAYDGSFLDNQGLCAASPSAKLSICNFQPRKSSKIWSTYLALILTLGILLSLLALSLSFFMVRAYWKRNRSDSDWKLTLFQRLNFRVSKSTMIGSGGSGKVYCVPVNRTGDVVDDSRGI, encoded by the coding sequence ATGACTATACCAACCCTAACATCTTCTCTCCACATCCATCTctgcttccttctcttcctcccccTCCTCCTCATCAGCCATGTCAACTCTCAGTCATTGCAAGACCAAGAACAAGCTGTTCTGCTAAAACTAAAGTCATACTTGCAATCTCCACCGTTCCTCAGCCATTGGATTCCATCAACCTCAAACACTTCCCACTGTTCCTGGCAGCCTGAGATCACCTGCACAAACAACTCCGTAACCGGATTGTCTCTGGTCCACACGAACATCACCCTACCAGTTCCACCTTTCATTTGTGATCTCAAGAACCTCACACTCATTGATCTCAGCTACAACTACTTTGCTGGAGAGTTCCCAAAAGCTTTCTACAACTGTTCAAAGCTACAGTACTTGAACCTCTCTCAAAACTCCTTTGATGGCAAGATTCCTGACAATATCGACAGCTTGCCTAGGCTTCAATACCTTGACCTTGGCGCTAACTACTTTTCTGGTGACATACCGGCGGCTATTGGGCGGTTACAAGAGCTCAGGAACCTGCAGCTGTATATGAACCACTTTAATGGTTCCGTGCCACCAGAAATAGGTAACTTGTCCAATCTTAAACACCTAAGTCTCTCTTTCAATACAAAACTTGTGCCATGGAATCTGCCTTCCAATTTCACCAAGTTGAAAAACTTGAAGAATTTGTATATACGCGGATCGAATTTGATTGGAGAACTCCCCGGAACACTTGGAGAAATGGCAGCACTGGAAGAATTGGATTTGGCATACAACAGTTTAAATGGGACAATCCCAAGTGTTTTGTTTCTGTTGAAGAATTTGAGTATAATCTATCTCTACAACAACAGCCTGTCTGGGGATGTACCTCAAGTGGTTGAAGCATTGAACTTGACTGTCATTGATATTTCTGCAAACCATTTAACAGGCCGAATACCACAAGATTATGGAAACCTTACCAAATTAACATGGTtagctttgtttttaaatggTTTTTCTGGTGCGGTTCCAGCAAGCATTGGCCGTCTACCAAATCTCAAACAGTTCAGAGTGTACATCAATAATTTGTCTGGAACATTGCCTCCAGACTTTGGAAGGTATTCAGAGCTTGAAGGGTTCGAGGTTTCGGGGAATAGGCTCACTGGCAAACTGCCAGACCATTTGTGCTATCGGGGTAAGCTGTCAACACTTGTAGCTTATGAGAACAATCTCACTGGGGAGTTACCAAGCTCTCTTGGAAATTGCACTAGTTTAACAGAAGTGAAGGTTTATGATAATGGATTGTCTGGGAACATTCCTAGTGGCATGTGGACAGCACCAAACTTGGGTCAGGTAATGATGAGCAACAACTCTTTTACCGGTGAGCTTCCTGAGAAAATATCTCGGAGTCTTACACGGCTGGAAATAAGAGATAACAGATTTTCAGGTAACATTCCAACCGGGATGTCATCCTGGAACTTGAAGGTTTTTGACGCCGGTAATAACCTTTTTAACGGTACTATCCCTCAGGAACTTACTGCTCTTCCTAGCTTAATCACTCTTTCTCTTGATCAGAATCAGCTTACTGGCTTCCTTCCATCAGAGATTATATCATGGAAATCACTCAACGCTCTTAATTTAAGTCGAAATCAACTCTCTGGACCAATTCCAGCAGGACTTGGTCTTCTACCAGTCATTACTGAGCTGGACCTTTCAGAAAACCAATTTTCTGGCCAAATTCCAGCTCAACTTGGGAATCTGAAGCTCAGCAACTTCAATCTTTCTTCCAATCACCTATCTGGGAAGATCccaattgaatttgaaaatccTGCTTATGACGGAAGCTTCTTGGACAATCAAGGTCTCTGTGCAGCTAGCCCCTCAGCAAAACTCAgcatatgtaattttcaacCTCGAAAGTCCAGCAAAATTTGGTCTACATATCTTGCATTGATCTTAACTTTGGGCATACTTTTGTCCTTGTTGGCTTTGTCCTTATCATTCTTCATGGTCAGAGCTTATTGGAAGAGAAACAGATCGGATTCTGATTGGAAGCTCACCTTATTTCAGAGGTTGAATTTCAGAGTTTCAAAAAGTACTATGATTGGAAGTGGCGGCTCAGGAAAAGTTTATTGTGTTCCTGTCAATCGTACAGGCGATGTTGTTGATGACAGTAGAGGAATTTAG
- the LOC117635508 gene encoding MDIS1-interacting receptor like kinase 1-like, with protein MAIFSRPPVVHRDMKSSNILLDSDFNAKIADFGLAKILVKHGELVTLSAVAGSFGYIAPEYAHTTRVNEKIDVYSYGVILLELTTGREANDGDEHTSLAEWALRHFQEDYPLVDALDQDINEPCYLDEMCSVFKLGIYCTETLPSARPSMKEVLHILLRCSTKVTPPLRRFRDASNLIP; from the exons ATGGCCATCTT CTCAAGGCCACCCGTTGTGCATCGAGACATGAAATCGAGTAACATTTTGTTGGACTCAGATTTTAATGCAAAAATAGCTGATTTTGGTCTAGCCAAGATCTTGGTCAAGCACGGAGAACTTGTTACACTGTCAGCTGTTGCTGGCTCCTTCGGCTACATTGCTCCAG AATATGCTCACACAACACGAGTGAACGAGAAGATTGATGTATATAGTTATGGGGTCATCCTTCTGGAGTTGACCACCGGAAGGGAAGCTAATGATGGCGACGAACACACTTCTCTTGCTGAATGGGCGCTGCGCCACTTTCAAGAAGACTACCCACTTGTCGATGCTCTGGACCAGGACATCAATGAACCTTGTTACTTGGATGAAATGTGCTCCGTTTTCAAACTTGGCATCTATTGCACCGAGACACTTCCTTCTGCTAGGCCTTCCATGAAGGAGGTTCTGCATATCTTGCTTCGATGCTCAACAAAAGTCACCCCACCATTGAGAAGATTTAGAGATGCAAGCAACTTAATTCCCTGA